In the genome of Dethiobacter alkaliphilus AHT 1, one region contains:
- a CDS encoding DUF3231 family protein has protein sequence MLGLLGQKKQPTQVDFQEAYNLWDALSSRYDTIQQVQIWQNFVHDPDFHLLLKNSLMKVMDEQAKKIEELMDNYQLALPKRPPKSVRTPANTEAYEDRFIAGSIISMVQENVTQQLRFIRTSLTNDSLRSVFTNFLREEIELYDKALKYVKVKGWLGLPPMYKQVPPENKEYLDAGEASHIWDHLSSRYDSIDKTQKYHNFAHDVDFKAMLLLGLQKTLEKQVNILEKECNHFGISLPLRPPKSVNMTEGMELFEDESMYRDVFTGMQFMIELHATAIKQCTTNDRIRKIYIKFIEEELSTLNVWVKYGKVKGWLRPVPMYKVGNN, from the coding sequence ATGTTAGGGCTTTTAGGGCAAAAAAAACAACCGACTCAGGTGGATTTCCAAGAGGCATATAATCTGTGGGACGCGCTTTCTTCCCGTTATGATACAATTCAACAAGTTCAAATCTGGCAGAACTTTGTCCACGATCCCGATTTTCACCTTTTGTTAAAAAACTCGCTAATGAAAGTAATGGATGAGCAGGCTAAGAAGATTGAAGAATTAATGGATAACTACCAGCTTGCCCTACCCAAAAGACCACCTAAAAGTGTCCGTACCCCAGCGAATACTGAAGCATATGAAGACAGGTTTATCGCAGGCAGTATCATATCTATGGTCCAGGAAAATGTAACACAACAATTGCGGTTTATTCGTACGTCTTTGACGAACGACTCATTAAGAAGCGTGTTTACTAATTTCCTCAGGGAAGAAATTGAGCTGTACGACAAAGCTTTAAAGTATGTAAAGGTTAAGGGTTGGCTTGGACTTCCTCCCATGTATAAGCAGGTGCCACCGGAAAACAAGGAGTATCTTGACGCAGGAGAAGCATCTCATATTTGGGACCACCTGAGTTCCAGGTATGACTCTATAGATAAAACGCAAAAATACCATAACTTTGCCCATGATGTTGATTTTAAAGCGATGCTTCTGCTGGGTCTGCAAAAAACACTGGAAAAGCAGGTTAACATCCTTGAAAAAGAATGTAACCACTTTGGAATTTCATTGCCTTTAAGGCCTCCAAAGAGTGTAAACATGACTGAAGGCATGGAACTGTTCGAAGATGAATCAATGTATCGTGATGTTTTTACCGGAATGCAATTTATGATAGAGCTACATGCAACAGCAATAAAACAATGTACTACAAACGATAGAATAAGAAAGATTTATATCAAATTTATAGAGGAAGAGCTATCAACATTAAATGTATGGGTAAAATATGGGAAAGTAAAGGGTTGGCTAAGACCCGTACCAATGTATAAGGTCGGTAATAACTGA
- a CDS encoding TrpB-like pyridoxal phosphate-dependent enzyme — protein sequence MTKIPYKIYLSEDEMPGNWYNLKAVMKELPTPFIHPGTLKPCTADDLRPVFCCDLVDQELNTTDKYIEIPEGIRDFYKMFRPSPLVRAYCLEKLLDTPAEIYYKFEGNNTSGSHKLNSAAAQVYYAKQQGLTSLTTETGAGQWGTALSMACAYYDMALTVYMVKISSQQKPYRKAVMETYGAQVVPSPSNTTEAGKKILADNAETGGSLGCAISEALEVAAKSDNCRYVLGSVLDHVLLHQSVIGQETKTACEKYDINPDIIIGCAGGGSNLGGLIAPFMGDNIDGKNNIKFIAVEPASCPSMTRGKYALDFGDTGQTTPLIRMYTLGSGFMPAPNHAGGLRYHGMSPIVSKLYHDGYMEARSVEQTKVFDAATTFARCEGILPAPESAHALRVAMDEALKCKETGEKKTILFGLTGTGYFDLGAYMSYNEGSIVDYIPTDEDLEKGFASLPDVDVDL from the coding sequence ATGACAAAGATACCTTACAAGATTTATTTAAGCGAAGATGAGATGCCCGGAAATTGGTATAACTTAAAAGCTGTGATGAAGGAGCTTCCCACTCCCTTTATTCATCCGGGTACACTAAAGCCCTGTACCGCAGATGATCTCAGACCGGTATTCTGCTGTGATTTGGTGGATCAGGAACTTAATACAACGGACAAGTACATTGAAATTCCGGAGGGAATCAGAGATTTCTATAAAATGTTTCGTCCCTCACCTCTGGTCCGTGCCTATTGTCTGGAAAAATTGTTGGATACCCCGGCTGAAATTTACTATAAGTTTGAGGGCAATAACACCTCCGGTTCGCATAAGCTTAACTCGGCAGCGGCACAAGTCTATTATGCCAAGCAGCAGGGACTTACATCGCTAACCACAGAAACCGGTGCGGGTCAATGGGGTACTGCCCTTTCAATGGCTTGCGCCTATTACGACATGGCGTTAACCGTGTATATGGTTAAGATCTCATCACAACAGAAACCGTACCGGAAGGCTGTCATGGAAACCTATGGCGCACAAGTGGTGCCCTCCCCATCCAACACCACCGAAGCAGGAAAAAAGATTCTGGCAGACAACGCTGAAACAGGCGGTTCACTGGGCTGTGCCATCTCAGAAGCGCTGGAAGTTGCGGCTAAGAGCGACAACTGCCGCTACGTGCTTGGTAGCGTTCTGGATCATGTTCTTTTGCATCAGTCCGTAATCGGCCAGGAAACAAAGACTGCCTGCGAGAAGTACGATATTAACCCGGACATTATCATTGGCTGCGCCGGAGGCGGTTCTAATTTAGGGGGCTTGATTGCTCCATTTATGGGAGACAACATTGACGGGAAAAATAACATTAAGTTCATTGCCGTAGAACCCGCATCCTGCCCGTCCATGACCAGAGGCAAATACGCCTTAGACTTTGGTGATACCGGACAAACCACACCGCTTATCAGAATGTACACCTTAGGCTCTGGCTTTATGCCGGCACCAAACCATGCTGGTGGGCTTAGATACCATGGCATGAGCCCCATTGTTTCTAAATTGTATCATGATGGTTATATGGAAGCCCGTTCTGTGGAGCAGACCAAGGTTTTTGATGCGGCAACTACGTTTGCCCGCTGCGAGGGCATTCTGCCGGCTCCTGAATCTGCACATGCCTTAAGAGTTGCTATGGACGAGGCGCTCAAGTGTAAGGAAACCGGAGAGAAGAAGACGATACTGTTTGGCCTCACTGGGACAGGCTACTTCGATCTGGGTGCTTATATGAGCTACAACGAAGGCTCAATTGTAGACTACATTCCCACAGATGAGGATCTTGAAAAAGGTTTCGCCTCTTTGCCGGACGTAGACGTAGACCTGTAA
- a CDS encoding CBS domain-containing protein codes for MKAKEIMTTDLVTIAEDKTLREVIKLMVEQNISGIPVIDETGNLMGIVSESDVIRLKRKTHMPDYIQLLEAMLNEAQPEQFSADVIRSLNMPVKDFMTKKVVTVKEDTTLAEITRLMVEHNINRIPVVRKQKLLGIVTRRDAILAMAKLSPDT; via the coding sequence TTGAAAGCCAAAGAAATAATGACAACTGACCTGGTAACAATTGCAGAAGATAAAACCCTACGGGAAGTTATTAAACTTATGGTGGAACAAAACATCAGCGGCATACCGGTGATAGATGAAACCGGCAACCTAATGGGTATCGTAAGTGAGTCAGATGTTATCCGCCTGAAACGAAAAACACACATGCCGGACTACATTCAACTGCTGGAAGCAATGCTTAATGAAGCGCAGCCGGAGCAATTCAGTGCTGATGTTATACGCTCACTAAATATGCCGGTTAAAGATTTTATGACCAAGAAAGTAGTAACAGTAAAGGAAGATACCACCTTGGCAGAAATAACCCGTCTTATGGTGGAACACAACATTAACCGCATCCCGGTTGTACGCAAACAAAAGTTACTGGGAATCGTTACCCGGCGGGATGCAATTCTCGCCATGGCAAAACTTAGCCCAGACACATAG
- a CDS encoding cation:proton antiporter domain-containing protein: MLNSLLIIFFLGLGAKKLFEKFKLPGLVGLVLVGILTGPFVLNLLEQDILALSTEIRLLALIIILLRAGLGLDRQILTRIGSSAIKMSAIPGIFEGTTIMILSRIFLDFSWAQAGVLGFIIAAVSPAVVVPSMLDLRDRGLGMDKNVPILILAGASIDDVFAITVFTVFLGLAGGTATEATPLISFAMIPVEIVGGVLLGLIIGYLLVLLFNRFTLHRIEQLLLVTGSGIVVTLIGEAVSLAGLLAVMGLGFILLEKGNGHDYISQLEESLNHLWLGAQLFLFILIGAAVNIQVAWQAGALGIMMIALGLTARSIGVLVATWRSGLSWNERKFCAAAYLPKATVQAAIGGVPLAAGIPGGEIILAIAVLSIIITAPLGAIAIKRLAPRLLNQCELTEGGEWKVESQRNNDN, from the coding sequence TTGTTAAACAGTCTGTTAATAATCTTTTTTTTAGGGCTTGGAGCCAAAAAGCTCTTTGAAAAATTTAAACTGCCGGGCCTGGTTGGCTTGGTTTTGGTGGGGATACTGACCGGCCCCTTTGTGCTTAACTTGCTGGAACAGGACATTCTCGCCCTTTCCACCGAAATTCGTCTCCTGGCCCTGATAATTATCTTGCTGAGGGCCGGACTGGGCCTTGACCGGCAAATCTTAACGCGAATAGGTTCTTCAGCTATAAAAATGAGTGCCATCCCCGGCATCTTTGAAGGCACAACCATTATGATATTATCCCGCATCTTTCTGGACTTTAGCTGGGCGCAGGCAGGCGTGCTGGGCTTTATCATCGCCGCCGTTTCCCCCGCCGTTGTTGTCCCGTCCATGCTGGATTTGCGGGACAGAGGCTTAGGCATGGATAAAAACGTCCCTATATTAATCCTGGCGGGAGCCTCCATCGACGACGTTTTTGCCATCACCGTGTTCACCGTGTTTTTAGGCCTGGCCGGCGGCACAGCTACAGAAGCAACACCACTTATCAGCTTTGCCATGATACCGGTTGAAATTGTGGGAGGGGTATTGCTTGGGCTTATCATAGGCTATCTTCTTGTCCTGTTATTTAACAGGTTCACCCTCCATCGCATAGAACAATTACTGCTGGTAACAGGTTCGGGAATTGTTGTCACTTTAATTGGCGAAGCAGTCTCCCTGGCCGGCTTGCTGGCGGTAATGGGCCTGGGATTTATCCTCCTTGAAAAAGGCAACGGTCATGATTATATCTCCCAATTGGAAGAAAGTCTGAATCATCTCTGGTTAGGCGCGCAGCTTTTCCTTTTTATACTTATCGGGGCCGCCGTCAATATCCAGGTAGCCTGGCAGGCCGGGGCACTGGGAATAATGATGATTGCCCTGGGCCTAACCGCCCGCTCCATTGGAGTATTAGTTGCCACCTGGCGCTCCGGGCTGTCCTGGAATGAACGAAAATTCTGCGCCGCAGCCTATCTGCCCAAAGCCACCGTCCAGGCGGCCATCGGCGGAGTACCCCTTGCCGCAGGCATACCCGGCGGAGAAATAATTCTGGCCATTGCCGTTCTTTCCATCATTATTACAGCACCTTTAGGAGCCATTGCCATTAAACGGTTGGCTCCCCGGCTCTTGAATCAGTGCGAACTAACTGAAGGGGGGGAATGGAAGGTTGAAAGCCAAAGAAATAATGACAACTGA
- a CDS encoding dynamin family protein, whose amino-acid sequence MEWDQQFDLAGLIKQAKMILESHQEFAAEAGRLEELWGRLANERFHLAVLGQFKRGKSTFINALLGTDLLPTSVVPLTAIPTFLLWSPQIGVTVHYQNDKTSDTQRNLSKEALKDTLARIVTEEGNPHNEKGISYVEILYPSSFLNNGVVLIDTPGIGSTHQHNTEMTLDFLAQCDAALFVVSADPPITEVEVEFLKQVEKAVARIFFIVNKADYLDKQEKKTYLSFLEKVLKEQAGFNEVKAIFAVSALQGLEAAVKQDDDLLAKSGLKEVQAFLLDFINKEKKDVLQQALRGKASAIIAEALMRLQLLLNSMQMPLSQLEQNLETFADKIEEAKQQRVVAKDLLAGDRKRLVDYLEEQSEELRGKANEHFSAMVDEFLARSGDNFNEQDLVAKITDEIPLFFEKELRAKAEEFQKKVAEVLGRHQQRADKLIGEMSKAAAELFDVPYLAPESADAFLAKKEPYWVTHKLDAALSPLPKAMLGRLLPSGMQRSMTSKRYKEKIRELVVNNVENLRWATLQNLDHAFRTFASVLDERLQSTIVSTYGAMETVREKRVNHSRSLTPEIENMQNLKNEMDEIQQKIGCCGR is encoded by the coding sequence ATGGAGTGGGATCAGCAGTTTGACTTAGCTGGACTTATCAAACAGGCCAAAATGATATTGGAATCCCATCAGGAATTTGCTGCAGAGGCGGGCCGGCTTGAGGAGCTTTGGGGGCGTTTGGCGAATGAACGCTTTCACCTGGCAGTGTTAGGCCAGTTTAAACGGGGAAAGAGTACCTTTATCAATGCCTTGCTGGGGACAGATTTGCTGCCAACTTCGGTTGTCCCGCTGACGGCTATTCCCACGTTTTTACTCTGGAGTCCGCAAATAGGTGTTACAGTTCATTATCAAAATGATAAAACAAGTGATACGCAGCGTAATTTGTCCAAGGAAGCGTTAAAGGATACACTTGCCCGGATTGTTACAGAAGAAGGAAATCCGCATAATGAAAAAGGAATCTCTTATGTGGAAATATTGTATCCGTCTTCATTTTTAAACAATGGGGTTGTGCTCATTGATACTCCGGGTATCGGTTCAACTCACCAGCATAATACGGAAATGACATTGGATTTTTTGGCTCAGTGTGATGCGGCTTTGTTTGTGGTTTCTGCAGACCCCCCTATAACTGAGGTTGAAGTGGAATTTTTAAAACAGGTTGAAAAGGCAGTTGCCCGGATTTTCTTCATTGTAAATAAAGCAGACTATCTGGATAAGCAGGAGAAAAAAACCTATCTGTCCTTTTTGGAAAAGGTGTTAAAGGAACAGGCCGGGTTTAATGAAGTAAAGGCAATCTTTGCTGTGTCTGCGCTACAGGGTCTGGAGGCTGCTGTAAAACAGGATGACGATTTGCTGGCTAAGAGCGGGTTAAAGGAAGTGCAGGCATTTCTGCTTGATTTTATAAACAAAGAGAAGAAGGATGTGCTGCAGCAAGCGCTAAGAGGGAAGGCTTCAGCCATAATAGCCGAGGCACTAATGCGGTTGCAGTTGCTGCTAAATTCAATGCAGATGCCCCTTTCTCAGCTGGAACAAAATCTGGAGACGTTTGCAGATAAGATAGAAGAGGCCAAACAGCAAAGAGTGGTTGCAAAAGATCTGCTGGCCGGGGACCGCAAGCGCCTGGTGGATTATCTGGAAGAGCAGTCAGAAGAGCTGCGGGGTAAAGCAAATGAACATTTTTCCGCCATGGTAGACGAGTTTCTGGCAAGGTCAGGAGATAATTTCAACGAGCAGGATTTAGTTGCAAAAATAACAGACGAAATTCCCCTCTTTTTTGAAAAGGAGCTTAGAGCCAAGGCTGAAGAGTTTCAAAAGAAGGTGGCGGAGGTTTTGGGGCGGCATCAGCAAAGAGCCGATAAATTAATTGGTGAGATGAGTAAAGCTGCGGCGGAGCTTTTTGACGTACCCTATCTTGCTCCCGAAAGCGCAGATGCTTTCCTGGCTAAAAAGGAACCGTACTGGGTAACACATAAACTGGATGCAGCATTAAGCCCACTGCCAAAGGCTATGCTGGGCAGACTTTTACCCTCCGGCATGCAGCGTTCCATGACATCGAAGCGCTATAAAGAAAAAATCCGGGAACTGGTTGTCAATAATGTGGAAAATCTACGGTGGGCAACCCTGCAAAACCTGGACCATGCTTTTCGTACTTTTGCCTCTGTTTTAGATGAACGCCTGCAGTCCACCATAGTTTCTACATACGGAGCCATGGAGACGGTCAGGGAAAAGCGCGTTAATCATTCCCGTTCACTAACACCGGAGATAGAGAATATGCAGAACTTAAAGAACGAAATGGATGAAATACAACAAAAAATTGGTTGCTGCGGAAGATAA
- a CDS encoding MMPL family transporter has translation MKNSRVSIYILAIIWVVVSGVLFWLAPDMNRLVREHTFFEIPEDYPTKIAENILEDNAELVGQEIVIVYQSEDNINNYLDDIEETLQRLESETEEINVHNLILPTDGEAMEDVLVDESENITLAILELEMDRAEISFVRDELEKSAEVEGLTHYITGNAIIQDDVLRTTERSLRTIEGFTVALIFVVLLFIFRSPVAPLVNLLTLGASYLLSVSVVALLIEHAGFPVSQFTQIFILTIIFEIGTDYSVLLMKRYQEELKKDPDGRSSMVRTYKTTASTVLYSAVTGCIGFFAIGLAGFNLYRSAVNVGIAIIILIMAIWVWPPLMMSILGEKMFWPAKLKKQKVDNAFWEKLGRWATWRPGITLLLILLLTVPLLLTYDNQRSFDSLLEIDQDYDSVKAFRIIEDVFGQGEFFYPTLLVEASQSDWDDPQIISHLELLAGNLTRIDDVHTVRAVTRPQGDRLEDFTIPHLARDIAGNLDEGLSDMGEMEDGIRVMLGEISAAEAGLKEGQAALYQLVTGTREAAKGAGDLSAGIRQSRHGINEILAAIEEAEKQVEAYYADVQDLKKKLTNLIPELEEKIGELFLPLEEKIETVLAEIEDFKDHFQELLENLPEMEGGETLEKALEIKMDMLSAILAGIEYKEETVEAIKIRIVEIVPEKEEGIKDAFVPLENKLAALGERFEQVEEILAEIYEGVQSIQDMEAVRQKLSAAKDSIKDKDYYAGLEEIVAQLSNFAAALEDNIEQAFLPVEREFAAMLSDVRQLKHGLEEVSLGLHELERGAATLSTELDSMARGQSMLLEQLQQMEEGLRALSAGMEDILAGFGELKTGLSDLQNIFEEIGNQDKNPLEGFFVPLETYEELFGDLWEGYGTANKRVAFLPVISDVNPYGDRAMEIVSEIEDVTAFTLTNTAFEEERFAVRGLPAHNRDLRDLSHNDFVRTGTFITIGIFAVLVILFKSMVMPLYTLISLGVAYLASGALTELIFINLLGYPGIMWSVPFFAFAMLMALGVDYSIFLINRFREEIEKEKGDLDKESVKRAMISAMKRVGSPILSATIIVASTFGAMMFSGVLSLLQIGTWIITGLIFYVVFLLPLFIPAMATILVQNNWWPFNLTNRQSSKK, from the coding sequence GTGAAAAATTCTCGGGTTAGCATTTATATATTGGCAATTATCTGGGTGGTTGTTTCCGGAGTGCTGTTTTGGTTGGCGCCGGATATGAACAGGCTCGTTAGAGAACATACATTCTTTGAAATACCTGAGGACTATCCCACAAAAATAGCAGAAAACATTTTGGAAGATAATGCAGAATTAGTGGGCCAAGAGATTGTTATTGTTTATCAAAGTGAAGATAACATCAACAACTATCTGGATGATATCGAAGAAACTTTGCAGCGGCTGGAGTCTGAAACAGAAGAAATCAACGTGCATAATCTGATTCTTCCTACCGACGGGGAAGCGATGGAAGATGTCTTGGTGGATGAATCGGAAAATATTACACTTGCTATTCTGGAATTAGAGATGGACCGGGCTGAGATATCGTTTGTCAGGGATGAACTGGAAAAAAGTGCGGAAGTAGAAGGGTTGACCCATTACATTACCGGCAATGCCATAATCCAGGATGATGTGCTCCGAACCACCGAAAGGAGCCTGAGAACCATTGAGGGGTTTACGGTAGCGCTGATATTTGTGGTTCTTTTGTTCATCTTTCGCTCACCTGTGGCACCCCTGGTGAACCTCTTGACTTTAGGAGCTTCATATTTGTTAAGTGTTTCTGTGGTAGCTTTACTGATTGAGCATGCCGGTTTCCCTGTCTCGCAGTTTACACAGATTTTTATCCTGACAATTATCTTTGAGATAGGGACAGACTACAGTGTCTTGTTAATGAAAAGATATCAGGAGGAGTTGAAGAAGGACCCGGATGGGCGAAGTTCAATGGTGAGAACATACAAAACCACCGCTTCCACTGTTTTGTACAGCGCCGTTACCGGCTGCATCGGCTTTTTTGCCATTGGACTGGCGGGTTTTAATTTATACCGTTCGGCAGTAAATGTGGGCATTGCTATAATTATTCTTATCATGGCAATTTGGGTATGGCCGCCTCTGATGATGAGTATTCTTGGTGAAAAAATGTTTTGGCCTGCTAAATTAAAAAAGCAAAAAGTTGACAATGCATTCTGGGAGAAGCTGGGCAGGTGGGCAACATGGCGCCCGGGGATCACTCTGTTGTTAATACTCCTTTTGACTGTTCCTTTGCTTTTGACTTACGATAATCAGCGATCGTTTGACTCTTTATTAGAGATAGATCAAGACTATGATTCAGTTAAAGCTTTTCGCATCATTGAAGATGTCTTTGGCCAGGGAGAATTTTTTTACCCTACCTTACTGGTGGAAGCCAGTCAGAGCGACTGGGATGATCCTCAGATTATCTCCCATCTTGAGCTTTTGGCAGGGAACCTGACAAGGATAGACGATGTCCACACCGTTCGTGCCGTTACAAGGCCGCAGGGAGATAGGTTGGAGGACTTTACTATCCCCCACCTGGCCCGTGATATAGCCGGCAACCTGGATGAAGGGTTGTCCGACATGGGGGAAATGGAAGACGGCATAAGAGTAATGCTTGGGGAAATATCGGCTGCAGAGGCCGGATTAAAAGAAGGTCAGGCAGCACTGTATCAGCTGGTTACGGGAACACGGGAAGCGGCAAAAGGGGCCGGCGACCTGTCAGCCGGAATTCGGCAAAGCCGCCACGGGATAAATGAAATACTGGCGGCTATAGAGGAAGCTGAAAAGCAGGTGGAAGCATATTATGCCGATGTACAGGATCTGAAAAAGAAGCTTACTAACCTTATCCCTGAGCTGGAGGAAAAAATCGGCGAACTTTTTTTGCCGCTGGAAGAAAAAATTGAAACAGTATTAGCAGAGATTGAAGACTTTAAAGATCATTTCCAGGAGCTATTGGAAAACCTCCCTGAGATGGAAGGAGGAGAAACTTTAGAAAAAGCTCTGGAAATAAAGATGGACATGCTATCTGCTATTCTTGCCGGAATTGAGTATAAAGAAGAAACAGTTGAGGCCATAAAAATCCGGATTGTTGAAATCGTGCCCGAAAAGGAAGAAGGAATTAAGGATGCTTTTGTGCCGCTTGAAAATAAGCTGGCAGCATTAGGGGAGCGCTTTGAACAGGTAGAAGAAATATTGGCAGAGATTTATGAAGGTGTGCAGAGCATTCAAGATATGGAAGCAGTTAGACAAAAGTTATCTGCGGCCAAGGACAGCATTAAAGATAAAGATTACTATGCCGGTCTTGAGGAGATCGTAGCGCAGTTAAGTAACTTTGCTGCGGCTCTGGAGGATAATATCGAGCAGGCATTTCTACCTGTGGAGAGGGAATTTGCAGCCATGCTCTCAGATGTCAGGCAGTTGAAACACGGCTTGGAAGAAGTTTCACTGGGGCTGCATGAACTGGAGAGAGGTGCTGCAACACTAAGTACAGAGCTTGATTCAATGGCCAGAGGTCAGTCCATGTTATTGGAACAGCTACAGCAAATGGAAGAGGGGTTGCGCGCTTTATCGGCCGGAATGGAAGATATTCTCGCCGGCTTCGGTGAATTAAAAACCGGGTTGTCGGATCTGCAAAATATTTTTGAAGAAATTGGCAATCAGGACAAGAATCCTCTGGAAGGTTTTTTTGTTCCTTTAGAAACGTATGAAGAATTGTTTGGCGATTTATGGGAAGGGTACGGGACGGCAAATAAAAGAGTAGCTTTTTTGCCGGTGATAAGCGACGTAAACCCTTATGGCGACAGAGCCATGGAAATTGTCTCTGAGATAGAGGACGTGACCGCGTTTACTTTGACAAATACGGCATTTGAAGAGGAGCGCTTTGCGGTCAGGGGCCTGCCTGCTCATAACAGGGATTTACGGGACTTATCCCACAATGATTTTGTGCGCACAGGTACTTTTATTACAATTGGCATTTTTGCTGTTTTGGTTATTCTTTTTAAATCAATGGTGATGCCCCTTTATACTTTGATTTCTTTAGGGGTTGCCTATCTGGCTTCCGGAGCGTTAACAGAGCTGATCTTTATCAACTTACTGGGCTATCCCGGAATTATGTGGTCCGTTCCCTTTTTTGCTTTTGCCATGCTCATGGCTTTGGGTGTGGATTACTCAATATTTCTGATAAACCGCTTCCGGGAGGAAATTGAAAAAGAAAAGGGTGATCTGGACAAAGAATCTGTAAAAAGAGCTATGATTTCTGCAATGAAAAGGGTGGGCAGTCCCATTCTGTCGGCCACAATTATTGTGGCCTCCACTTTCGGAGCAATGATGTTTTCCGGCGTATTGTCTCTGCTGCAGATAGGTACCTGGATTATTACCGGGCTGATATTCTACGTTGTCTTTTTGCTGCCGCTATTTATCCCGGCCATGGCCACAATACTGGTGCAAAATAACTGGTGGCCGTTTAATTTAACTAACCGCCAGTCCTCAAAAAAGTAA
- a CDS encoding SAM-dependent methyltransferase, translated as MSTGAIKEKIEQGQAQLQKSCYQMVFSRMKGIPFEVKYWDGSIEFYGDETSRTANPAFRLIFREELPLQEMLADPKVRFGEAYMQGKIDVEGDLRDVFRLAVDNEEAFSEDLHALLKGFLDRQKQTSKDAQVEGVRYHYDLGNDFFRLWLDDTMSYSCAYFRSPEDTLHQAQLQKIDHTLSKLNLKEGEKLLDIGSGWGWLIIRAAKQYGVKAMGVTLSEEQLKETQRRIDSEGLNDKVSVRLVDYRELAKEKQTFDKVVSVGMFEHVGKENIPEYFKAIKSMLKPGGLSLLHTITRPREGATNPWLEKYIFPWGYIPSFREVAWELPEHGFHLLDAESLRMHYAMTTDCWARNYERVTDSVKERYGEEFVRMWRLYLTGCSVSFERTGLDIHQLLFSNGLNNKMPLTREYLYGGQAG; from the coding sequence ATGAGTACCGGCGCTATTAAAGAGAAGATTGAGCAGGGTCAGGCACAGCTGCAGAAATCCTGCTATCAAATGGTTTTCTCCAGGATGAAGGGGATACCGTTTGAGGTGAAATATTGGGATGGGAGCATAGAGTTCTATGGTGATGAAACAAGCCGGACTGCAAACCCTGCATTCCGCCTGATTTTCCGGGAGGAGCTGCCTTTGCAGGAGATGCTGGCAGACCCCAAAGTCCGCTTTGGGGAAGCTTATATGCAGGGAAAAATTGATGTTGAGGGTGATTTAAGGGACGTTTTCCGGCTGGCAGTTGATAATGAAGAGGCTTTTTCCGAAGACCTGCACGCGCTGCTGAAGGGTTTTTTGGACAGGCAGAAACAGACATCAAAAGATGCTCAAGTTGAAGGAGTCCGATACCATTACGATTTGGGGAATGACTTTTTCAGACTCTGGCTAGACGATACCATGAGTTATTCCTGTGCCTATTTTCGCTCACCTGAGGATACCCTGCACCAGGCACAGCTGCAAAAAATAGATCATACCCTCAGTAAGCTGAATTTAAAGGAGGGCGAGAAGCTACTAGATATAGGCAGCGGCTGGGGCTGGCTGATAATTCGGGCAGCAAAACAGTATGGTGTTAAAGCAATGGGTGTTACCCTCAGTGAGGAGCAACTAAAGGAGACTCAGCGTAGAATTGATTCAGAGGGGCTTAATGATAAAGTGTCTGTCAGGCTGGTAGACTACCGCGAATTAGCAAAAGAGAAACAAACCTTTGACAAGGTTGTCAGCGTAGGGATGTTTGAGCACGTGGGCAAGGAAAACATTCCTGAATATTTTAAAGCCATTAAATCCATGCTCAAGCCAGGGGGACTGTCCTTGCTACACACCATCACCCGCCCCCGTGAAGGAGCCACAAATCCCTGGCTGGAGAAATATATCTTTCCCTGGGGATACATTCCTTCGTTCAGAGAGGTTGCCTGGGAGCTGCCTGAACATGGCTTTCATCTGTTGGATGCGGAAAGCCTGCGCATGCATTATGCAATGACTACAGACTGCTGGGCAAGGAATTATGAGCGGGTCACCGACAGTGTCAAAGAACGGTATGGAGAGGAGTTTGTGCGGATGTGGCGGTTATATCTGACCGGCTGTAGTGTGTCCTTTGAGCGTACAGGGCTTGATATCCACCAGCTCTTGTTCTCCAACGGGCTAAATAACAAAATGCCGTTAACACGGGAATACTTATATGGTGGACAAGCAGGCTGA